One Lycium barbarum isolate Lr01 chromosome 5, ASM1917538v2, whole genome shotgun sequence genomic window carries:
- the LOC132642374 gene encoding ethylene-responsive transcription factor ERF023-like, producing MAARAYDVAAYCLKGCNAQLNFPDEIEQLPRPITSAARDIQAAAAMAANAEIVKKKNHEDFGNDDFWEEIELPELRDAGRYQCFSSENSNLNGNYYTYSEVWQWNSCGVMFPSDI from the coding sequence ATGGCAGCTAGAGCTTATGATGTGGCGGCTTATTGCCTCAAGGGATGTAACGCACAGCTTAATTTTCCTGATGAAATAGAGCAATTACCGCGACCGATTACTTCCGCAGCCAGAGATATTCAGGCAGCAGCAGCAATGGCAGCAAATGCGGAAATTGTGAAGAAAAAGAATCATGAAGATTTTGGTAACGATGATTTTTGGGAGGAAATTGAGCTGCCAGAATTGAGGGATGCCGGAAGATATCAGTGTTTTTCATCGGAAAATAGTAACTTGAATGGGAATTATTATACCTACTCTGAGGTATGGCAATGGAATTCTTGTGGTGTGATGTTTCCAAGTGATATATAG